From Desmodus rotundus isolate HL8 chromosome 12, HLdesRot8A.1, whole genome shotgun sequence, one genomic window encodes:
- the LOC128779726 gene encoding protein S100-A15A — translation MRDTAVEESLFQIIHSYHQYAAREGDVETLSLEELKALLMDNVPRFMDSLGRKEPYFITELFRAADKDKDNQICFDEFLYILGRLLRDYHLQYHRQLCAHYCTQHSLY, via the exons ATGAGGGACACAGCAGTAGAGGAATCCCTCTTCCAAATCATCCACAGCTACCACCAGTATGCGGCCCGGGAGGGGGACGTGGAGACCCTGTCCCTAGAGGAGCTGAAGGCCCTGCTCATGGACAACGTGCCCCGCTTCATGGACAGCCTG GGCCGGAAGGAGCCATACTTCATCACTGAGCTGTTCCGGGCGGCGGACAAGGACAAGGACAACCAGATCTGCTTTGACGAGTTCCTGTACATCCTGGGCAGGCTGCTGAGGGACTACCACCTGCAGTACCACCGGCAGCTGTGCGCCCACTACTGCACCCAGCACAGCCTCTACTAG